ATGCCTATTTATATGGTACTTTTGATAGATATGCCGAAGTCACTGTGAAATATAGAGAAGCAACTTTGGCAACTCATACATTCTTGCAAGCAACAGAAAAAGCTAAGAGTTATGCTCTGGATGCTACTGTCATTTCGGCAAATAGTGCAGAAGAAATAAAGTCAGCTATCAAGCAAGAAGTAGCAGACGGCAAGACTGCTATAAGACTTAACCTCGCTTCTGATGCTGGCGATAATGAGTTTAAGGCTATCCGCGAAGCTTTTGAGAATGTGAAATCTGGCACTATAGATCTCACTCTAATAGGATGCAAGGAAATTCCTGCAGATGGTTTGAACAACCAATCAGGAGGACTAGAGGCATTAAAGTCTATTACTTTGCCTGATGTGACAAAAATTGGAATGAATGCCTTACTCTTCTGTGTGGATTTGGAAGAAATTTGTGCTCCGAATGTTTCTGCTATAGATGAAGGTGCATTTGCAGAATGTTACCATTTGAGAAAAGTAACTTTGGGAGAACTCACGAATGTAAAAGGTGACTATGAATACGGGGATGGTATTTTTGGCTTCGATTCTCATTCTATAGAAAATATAGATTTAGAGTTGTCTGAAAAACAGAGAATAATGACCAAGCAACTAATTGATGGTCGTTATTGTTGGACTCCAACTGAAGAACCCTATCAGATGAGTGAAGACCATAAATACAGGCGTTTTCTTGGAATGACATTCAAATCTATAACATGTGGGATGAAGTTTCAGTAAGAGTTCCATATACATTCCTAAGCTGGGCAGGAGTATAAGTTACCCAGCAAACATATATCCCCCCGCACCTCACGGGAAACGACAAGGGTCTATATGCCACGATGAAAAGGTGGCGTATAGACCCTTGATTATATGGTGATATTCGTAATCTACATCTCCGCTTTCAGCAGCTTTATCTCCTCTGCCGAAGGAAAGAACAGAAGCTGAACGCAGGCTAAACCAAGCAGCACGCCCTTTACCAACGGTCACCGGTGTGTAGCGGAATTGAAAATCGCTGACCGAAGGGTAAAGCAAAGATAAAGGACAGAAACTCCTAACCCAGGGCGTAGGGGGAATCATTCTATCGGCCAAATTGTTTTGTACATTGGCCAAACATCCATTTGTGCAACAGGAGTCAATTTTGCAAATTGATTCTTTTCATAGAAACCTACTGCGCTGTAATTAGAGGTATGCCAAGCTCTTACTGTCAAGAAGACGCAACCGGCATATCTTTGTTTTCTAGCCATCGAAGCTATTTCGTCAACTAAGGCTGAACCTATATGTAAGCTTTGAAATTTTTGATCAATAGCTAAGTAGGCAATTTCTAAAGCGGGATAAGTATATTTTTGTTCGAATTGTTCTCGGAATGTTTCTTTTACCGCAGGTAAATCGGTTCCTGCTGCACCTATACGCATATCATCAAAATCATCTGAATCTATGTCAACGGAGTCGAATTCTAAGGCGAAAATAGCAACAATCGTGTTGTTTGCTTTTAAGCGGACACAAAATGTCTTACAATAATGACTCTCTTCACAATCTTGTAAGTGATTATGAAGAAAGTCATCCATTTTGTCTTTTCCTGTATAGAAATTTATCAACTCATCAAAGTCTGATAAAAGTTCTATTTTGTATTCTTCTAAATTCATTCTAAATTCCACTCAAATTTATATGGATAATTTGGTGTCTTTGTGGCATCATCTGTCTTTGCTTTTGCACCGATGGATGCAAGAGCGGCTTTACGAACAGCTTGTGCGTATTTGCCTTTAGCTAAAACTTTTGGTGCATTTATTCCTAACATAATTATATAATTTAAATGTTTGTGATGCAAACGAGCGCAATGAAAACTTGCTTTCAAATTGCCGAGTGCAGCTTTTCTTATGCAAAGAAAATGCAAACGAGCGCAATGAAAACTTGCTTTCAAATTGCCGAGTGCAGCTTTTCTTATGCAAAATTAAGCAATATCTCTGTAACTTCCAAATATTTGAATGAAATTAACATCATTATTGGTCAAATAATACTAAATCCCCCATCCTGCTTTCTCAAGCGGGATGAGGGATTTTTCTTCAGTATACTCACCCGCACCTCACGGGAAACGACAAGGGTCTATATGCCACGATGAAAAGGTGGCGTATAGACCCTTGATTATTTGGTGATAGTCGTAATCTACATCTCCGCTTTCAGCAGCTTTATCTCCTCTGCCGTCAGCCCCGTCATATCCATGACCGATGCATCAGATCTTTTTTCTCCCTGCCCACGCAAGAATTTTTCCGTGGGCAGGGAAAAATAAAAGTGGGTACAGGGATGGATAATTTCAAGAACATAACTTGTCGAAAATCTACACGACTTAACGATGCGCTTTATTGCAACTTAACGATGCGCATCATTAACACCTAACGATGCGCATCATTAGACCTCAATGATGCGCTTTATTAAAGTCTAATAAAGCGCATCGTTATAGTTTGCTACTTTAATGGGGCTATCATGCCCCAAAAAAGTATCAGAATTCAACGGTTCTGCTTCCGTCTTCTTCTGTGTGAATATGTACTCTTGTCACATCTTCTGGTAGAAGGTCTTCTATCAGTTCTGGCCATTCCAGAAAACATAAGTTTCCTCCATAGAAGTAATCCTCATATCCCATATCATAGACCTCGTCTATCTTTTTGATACGATAGAAGTCAAAGTGATAGATTGGGTCGCCATTCCCTGCGGTATATTCGTTGACAATGGCAAATGTAGGAGATGTGATGACATCATCTACTCCCAACTCTTCGCAGATAGCTTTGATAAATGTAGTCTTACCAGTACCCATCTTTCCGTAAAAGGCAAAGACTTTACCATCACCCATGTTGGCCAGAAATTCCTTGGCTGCAGCATGGATGTTTTCTAATGAGTCAATTTTGATTTTCATATTTTGTTTCCTTTTCTTGTTTTCTTTTTCTAACGTCTTCTTGGTGTCAATGTAATGAGTGGTATCAGCATCTCTTCCATAGATATGCCTCCATGCTGGAATGTATCCTTATAGTAGGATACATAGTAGTTGTAATTGTTGGGGTAGGCAAAGAAGGCATCACCATACGCAAATACATAAGTTGTGCTCAGGTTTGGAGCGGGCAATTGTGCTTTATGTGGCTCCTTGATTGTGAACACTTCCTTGGCATTGTAGGCAAGATTCTTGCCTAACTTATAGCGCAGGTTGGTGTTGGTATTACGGTCTCCTATTATCTTGATAGGTTTTGAAGCCCTAATACTTCCATGGTCGGTGGTGATGATGACCTTGAATTCGTCTTGCGATAAACGTTTGAATAGTTCTGCAAGAACTGAATGTCTCAGCCAACTCTGTGTAATACTGCGATAGGCAGATTCGTTGTTTGCCAATTCTCTCACCATCTTAGATTCAGTACGTGCATGTGAAAGCATGTCGATAAAGTTTACGACCAGTACATTGAGGTCGTTATTCTTGCATTCATTGTATTTATCCAGAAATCTGTCGGCTCCTGCAGAATCATTTATCTTGTGATAACTGAATGTGTAGTGCTTTCTGAATCTTTCCAACTGGGTTTGGATGAGAGGTTCTTCGTTGAGGTTTTTGCCTTCCTCCTGATCTTCATCTACCCATAGGTCAGGAAACATTTCTGCTATTTTGTTTGGCATCAGACCGCTGAATATTGCATTGCGTGCATACTGGGTGGCTGTTGGCAAAATACTCATATACATGTCTTCCTCGATATCGAATAGTTCTCCGATATCTTGTCCCAACATTTTCCATTGGTCATATCTGAAGTTGTCGATAACTATGAGGAATATCTTTTCACCCTGATCCAGTTTTGGAAAAATCTTGGTTTTGAAGATGTCTGGACTCATG
This is a stretch of genomic DNA from Segatella hominis. It encodes these proteins:
- a CDS encoding GNAT family N-acetyltransferase; this translates as MNLEEYKIELLSDFDELINFYTGKDKMDDFLHNHLQDCEESHYCKTFCVRLKANNTIVAIFALEFDSVDIDSDDFDDMRIGAAGTDLPAVKETFREQFEQKYTYPALEIAYLAIDQKFQSLHIGSALVDEIASMARKQRYAGCVFLTVRAWHTSNYSAVGFYEKNQFAKLTPVAQMDVWPMYKTIWPIE
- a CDS encoding PglZ domain-containing protein produces the protein MSNGLLLWVDDEIELLKAHIIFLEKKGYEVITVSNGPDAIDQCRQQTFDLILLDEMMPGLSGLETLQQIKEIQPATPVVMCTKSEEENIMDQAIGSKIADYLIKPVNPSQILLSLKKNIHRKDIVTEVTQSGYQQDYQQIAMQIMDCRTVQDWVEVYKRLVKWELELSDTESSMTELLTMQKEEANNGFAKYITKNYLEWVNPKNIGKTIEGKPVMSPDIFKTKIFPKLDQGEKIFLIVIDNFRYDQWKMLGQDIGELFDIEEDMYMSILPTATQYARNAIFSGLMPNKIAEMFPDLWVDEDQEEGKNLNEEPLIQTQLERFRKHYTFSYHKINDSAGADRFLDKYNECKNNDLNVLVVNFIDMLSHARTESKMVRELANNESAYRSITQSWLRHSVLAELFKRLSQDEFKVIITTDHGSIRASKPIKIIGDRNTNTNLRYKLGKNLAYNAKEVFTIKEPHKAQLPAPNLSTTYVFAYGDAFFAYPNNYNYYVSYYKDTFQHGGISMEEMLIPLITLTPRRR
- a CDS encoding leucine-rich repeat domain-containing protein is translated as MKKIFQYIMLAVVTIVMASCTSDIEETTATTAKNNVQLVVGEFPAFGDSQTRAIGTPDPGKTSWAEGDELLLEMTSKTLGTQYAAFKYNGSSWVLASGELSYKEDEAPTFPHVYYAPNYKWEAGELVLKEGKVAGTDEYIEGKANITPNGQSITVNFSGATRNYSRLRIATMPNMQITVDINQYTPAGSSDMKWDQKYALTSDEKGNAYLYGTFDRYAEVTVKYREATLATHTFLQATEKAKSYALDATVISANSAEEIKSAIKQEVADGKTAIRLNLASDAGDNEFKAIREAFENVKSGTIDLTLIGCKEIPADGLNNQSGGLEALKSITLPDVTKIGMNALLFCVDLEEICAPNVSAIDEGAFAECYHLRKVTLGELTNVKGDYEYGDGIFGFDSHSIENIDLELSEKQRIMTKQLIDGRYCWTPTEEPYQMSEDHKYRRFLGMTFKSITCGMKFQ
- the tsaE gene encoding tRNA (adenosine(37)-N6)-threonylcarbamoyltransferase complex ATPase subunit type 1 TsaE, which codes for MKIKIDSLENIHAAAKEFLANMGDGKVFAFYGKMGTGKTTFIKAICEELGVDDVITSPTFAIVNEYTAGNGDPIYHFDFYRIKKIDEVYDMGYEDYFYGGNLCFLEWPELIEDLLPEDVTRVHIHTEEDGSRTVEF